The following proteins are encoded in a genomic region of Stutzerimonas stutzeri:
- a CDS encoding efflux RND transporter periplasmic adaptor subunit has translation MRRKSVRFRRSLLTLVVLACATSLRAEEPLLSTDIDAPAIAAERQARGVLRARDQAVLASELAGRIIEMPFAEGQPFHKGDVLVRFDCSAYQAQLNAMQAAARAASEELAHKKQLAALNSVGRFEVSLAEARRAQAEAEAQVYRVQVKRCSVAAPFDGQVVQRRVQPHESVASGTPMLEVVDNRTLEIHLLVPSRWLATLKPGQRFIFVPDETGKPLQAEVKRLGARIDEGSQTLLLIAALPADASGLLAGMSGSAQFEGAP, from the coding sequence ATGCGGCGCAAGTCAGTGCGTTTTCGCCGTTCCCTACTGACGCTGGTCGTGCTGGCCTGCGCTACGTCATTGCGGGCCGAAGAGCCGTTGCTGTCGACAGATATCGATGCGCCCGCGATCGCGGCTGAACGCCAGGCACGCGGAGTGCTGCGCGCGCGCGATCAGGCGGTGTTGGCCAGTGAACTGGCGGGGCGGATCATCGAGATGCCCTTTGCCGAGGGGCAGCCATTTCACAAAGGTGACGTGCTGGTGCGTTTCGACTGTAGCGCCTACCAGGCGCAGCTCAACGCCATGCAGGCCGCGGCGCGGGCGGCGAGCGAGGAGCTGGCGCACAAGAAGCAACTGGCAGCGCTGAATTCGGTCGGTCGCTTCGAGGTCAGTCTGGCCGAGGCACGCCGAGCACAGGCCGAGGCCGAGGCGCAGGTCTATCGCGTCCAGGTCAAGCGTTGCAGCGTCGCGGCGCCGTTCGACGGCCAGGTGGTGCAGCGTCGCGTGCAGCCCCACGAAAGCGTGGCCAGCGGGACGCCGATGTTGGAAGTCGTGGATAACCGCACGCTGGAAATCCATCTGCTGGTGCCGTCGCGCTGGCTGGCCACGCTCAAACCCGGGCAGCGTTTCATCTTCGTCCCGGATGAGACCGGGAAGCCGTTGCAGGCCGAGGTCAAGCGCCTGGGGGCACGCATCGATGAGGGCAGCCAGACATTGCTGCTGATCGCGGCGTTGCCTGCGGATGCCAGCGGTCTGTTGGCGGGAATGAGCGGTAGCGCGCAGTTCGAGGGGGCGCCATGA
- a CDS encoding AraC family transcriptional regulator, whose translation MAETLLEIVRRHTEGACARDGVASTACGLIAIRKTATTSLEHTLPRPLLCLVLQGSKRVFIGSQQLDYAAGDSMLITANQPMVSQIMQASPSTPYLSLALDLDLCIIADLVLEMQAQALSVKPHEHTSTYQQVADTALRLMQLLDRPAALALLHQQLLREIHYWLLTGIHGAAIRQLGTPDSHVHRIARSVAVLRAEYANALPAERLAAVAGMSRSSFHQHFRAVTSLTPLQFQKQLRLIEARRLIVSEGRSSSSAAFEVGYEGASHFARDYLRMFGILPGKDRLETSRPRRQK comes from the coding sequence ATGGCCGAGACGCTACTTGAAATTGTTCGCCGCCATACCGAAGGCGCGTGTGCACGTGACGGTGTTGCATCTACCGCTTGCGGGCTTATTGCTATTCGCAAAACCGCGACTACATCGTTGGAGCATACGCTGCCACGGCCGCTGTTGTGCCTGGTGCTGCAGGGCAGCAAGCGAGTTTTCATTGGTAGCCAACAGCTGGATTACGCTGCTGGCGACTCCATGCTGATCACTGCCAACCAGCCAATGGTCAGCCAGATCATGCAGGCGAGTCCGAGCACGCCTTATCTGTCGCTCGCACTTGATCTGGACCTTTGCATAATCGCCGATCTGGTGCTGGAAATGCAGGCGCAGGCGTTAAGCGTCAAACCTCATGAACATACTTCAACATACCAGCAAGTCGCCGACACAGCGTTGCGTTTGATGCAGCTGCTTGACCGTCCGGCCGCATTGGCCCTGCTACATCAGCAATTGCTGCGCGAAATCCACTACTGGCTACTCACGGGTATACACGGCGCAGCGATACGCCAACTCGGCACGCCTGACAGTCATGTTCATCGCATAGCCCGCTCCGTTGCGGTACTGCGAGCCGAGTACGCCAACGCGCTGCCGGCCGAACGGCTGGCTGCCGTAGCGGGTATGAGCCGCTCTTCGTTTCACCAACATTTCAGGGCGGTCACTTCACTCACACCGCTGCAGTTCCAGAAGCAATTACGACTGATCGAGGCGCGGCGCTTGATCGTGTCTGAAGGCAGGTCATCCAGTAGCGCAGCGTTCGAGGTTGGTTATGAAGGTGCTTCACACTTTGCAAGAGACTACCTACGCATGTTTGGCATATTGCCTGGCAAGGATCGGCTAGAAACCAGCAGACCGCGTCGCCAAAAATAA
- a CDS encoding biotin/lipoyl-binding protein, with protein MQLPALRPDLQLSTAAPARDGAPQWTLADPLRGRYFKLGASAMRLLRHWTLGDAGQVLRAANLDAGEPLDASDLEEMLRFLRGHDLIVAQDAEQRGSFASKAASQRQGFWKSLLHQYLFFRIPLWRPDAFLDRTWPWLRRYGPGLLRYGLPVLLAFGVFLVARDWQRFIATFPHLFSLGGALAFGVALVFAKLCHEFGHAYMAKRAGCRVQSMGLAFMVMFPLFYTDVSDAWRVNDRRSRLLIGAGGVLAELLLACVALLAWSLLPDGALRSAVFMLASATWITTVAVNLNPFMRFDGYFLLSDLWDVENLQARAFALCRWRLREAFFGYGEPAPESWPPALRRKLLIWGYGAWLWRAALFLGIALAVYHMFFKLLGVFLMLVELTWFIGLPIWRELQEWWRRRAQAQPARALLVGAALLGVLVVLLVPWRSTVEIPAMLEASRVSALHAPLPARLKQLHVHDGQTVRSGDLLLELESPDLDSRQQIVRSEIDILQLQLRRQAGRSETVADSAILEQHLAEAVAEYRGLAAQRERLQLRASHDGVVRDLPADLAAGRWLSPQQTLVRVVEERTRLRGYLAEESLWRIEAGAQGRFIASADPWLPGVPVRLTEVDVTGSAYLDQPALASDQGGPIAVRRDAQQRPEPQQAQYGVRLVPRNERAAPRQSLLGVVVLEGRGESILGAIWRRMAALGVRESGF; from the coding sequence ATGCAGTTACCGGCGTTGCGTCCCGATCTGCAATTGTCCACGGCCGCTCCGGCGCGCGACGGTGCGCCGCAATGGACCTTGGCCGACCCGCTGCGCGGGCGTTACTTCAAACTGGGCGCTAGTGCGATGCGGCTGTTGCGCCATTGGACGCTGGGCGACGCCGGGCAAGTATTGCGTGCCGCCAACCTCGATGCTGGCGAACCCCTGGACGCGTCGGACTTGGAGGAAATGCTGCGCTTCCTGCGTGGCCATGACCTGATCGTCGCTCAGGATGCCGAGCAGCGCGGCAGCTTTGCGTCGAAGGCGGCGTCGCAGCGTCAGGGCTTCTGGAAAAGCCTGCTGCACCAATACCTGTTCTTTCGTATTCCGCTGTGGCGACCGGATGCCTTTCTCGACCGGACCTGGCCCTGGCTCAGGCGTTACGGCCCAGGTCTGTTGCGCTATGGTCTTCCCGTGTTGCTGGCCTTCGGGGTGTTCCTGGTTGCGCGCGACTGGCAGCGGTTCATCGCCACCTTTCCGCATCTGTTCAGCCTGGGCGGCGCGCTGGCCTTCGGCGTAGCGCTGGTGTTCGCCAAACTCTGCCACGAGTTCGGCCATGCCTATATGGCCAAGCGCGCCGGATGTCGCGTGCAGAGCATGGGCCTGGCGTTCATGGTGATGTTCCCGCTGTTCTACACCGATGTCAGCGATGCCTGGCGGGTCAACGATCGCCGTTCCCGGTTGCTCATCGGTGCCGGCGGTGTGCTGGCCGAGCTGCTGTTGGCCTGTGTCGCGTTGCTGGCCTGGTCATTGTTGCCGGACGGAGCGCTGCGTAGCGCTGTGTTCATGCTCGCCAGCGCCACCTGGATCACCACGGTGGCGGTCAACCTCAACCCTTTTATGCGTTTCGATGGCTATTTCCTGCTCAGCGATCTCTGGGATGTGGAGAACTTGCAGGCACGTGCGTTCGCCCTGTGCCGCTGGCGGCTGCGCGAAGCCTTTTTCGGCTACGGCGAGCCGGCGCCGGAATCCTGGCCGCCCGCGCTGCGGCGCAAGCTACTGATTTGGGGCTATGGCGCCTGGTTATGGCGGGCGGCTTTGTTCCTGGGTATCGCCCTGGCCGTGTACCACATGTTCTTCAAACTATTGGGCGTGTTCCTCATGCTGGTAGAGCTGACCTGGTTCATCGGCCTGCCGATCTGGCGCGAGCTGCAGGAGTGGTGGCGGCGACGCGCGCAGGCGCAACCGGCACGCGCGCTGCTCGTCGGAGCTGCACTGCTGGGCGTGCTGGTGGTGTTGCTGGTGCCCTGGCGGAGCACCGTGGAAATCCCTGCGATGCTCGAGGCGAGCCGGGTCAGCGCGCTGCACGCGCCGCTCCCTGCGCGGCTGAAGCAGCTCCATGTACACGACGGCCAGACGGTGCGCAGTGGCGACCTGCTGCTGGAGCTGGAGTCGCCGGATCTCGATTCGCGTCAGCAGATCGTGCGCAGCGAGATCGACATTCTGCAATTGCAGTTACGGCGTCAGGCGGGGCGTAGCGAGACGGTGGCAGACAGCGCCATCCTCGAGCAGCATCTGGCCGAAGCGGTGGCCGAATACCGTGGCTTGGCTGCGCAGCGTGAGCGTTTGCAGCTGCGCGCCTCGCACGACGGCGTGGTGCGAGACCTGCCGGCGGACTTGGCGGCGGGTCGCTGGTTGTCGCCGCAGCAAACGCTGGTGCGGGTGGTCGAGGAGCGAACGCGCTTGCGCGGCTACTTGGCCGAGGAGTCGCTATGGCGCATCGAGGCAGGCGCGCAGGGGCGGTTCATCGCCAGTGCCGATCCCTGGTTACCTGGCGTGCCGGTGCGTTTGACCGAGGTGGATGTGACCGGCTCCGCTTATCTGGATCAGCCAGCCCTGGCTTCGGATCAGGGCGGTCCCATTGCGGTGCGCCGCGATGCCCAGCAACGGCCCGAGCCGCAGCAGGCGCAATATGGCGTACGCCTGGTGCCGCGGAACGAGCGGGCGGCGCCACGGCAATCGCTGTTGGGCGTGGTGGTGCTGGAGGGGAGGGGAGAATCCATCCTGGGCGCCATTTGGCGTCGGATGGCGGCGCTGGGGGTGAGGGAAAGTGGGTTCTAG
- a CDS encoding efflux RND transporter periplasmic adaptor subunit, with the protein MTAAQQHPTERLFAEFLSLERQARAARDIDGLAYALVNDAQALFGYRHAALLIAGRVRALTAVSVVEPHAPFVAFVENATGQLLAQGRLDKPQVVTADTLNAQVQSDWRSLSAEAVFWLPLVDHQQKPYGGLWIARERPWSGAEQALLVQLGDCYSHAWQSLQPRKPWRLRWPRRKVAMAVAAVLALLLLPVRQSVLAPAEVVPLDGQVVAAPLDGVIAEFLVKPNQAVKQGDVLVRFDATSIKAQADVAERSLQVAEAELRANAQRAFSDAESGARIDLFTARVAQKRAERDYARELLARTEVKAERDGIAVFADAQRWTGLPVQTGERLMVVADPKQAELRIDLAVADVLAFEPGGEVALFLDSDPLHRHSARLQRLAYEPQAVAGGHLAYRLDAEFERAPPRIGLRGTAKLYGERGPLALYLLRRPLAALRQTVGL; encoded by the coding sequence ATGACGGCTGCTCAGCAACACCCGACCGAGCGGCTATTCGCCGAATTTCTCAGCCTTGAGCGGCAGGCCCGTGCGGCGCGTGATATCGATGGCCTGGCCTACGCCCTGGTCAACGACGCCCAAGCGTTGTTCGGCTACCGCCATGCGGCATTGCTGATCGCCGGGCGAGTACGGGCGCTGACGGCGGTCAGCGTGGTCGAGCCTCATGCGCCCTTCGTCGCCTTTGTCGAGAACGCCACCGGCCAGTTGCTCGCCCAGGGGCGCCTGGACAAACCGCAAGTGGTAACCGCCGACACGTTGAATGCGCAGGTTCAGTCCGACTGGCGAAGCCTGTCGGCGGAGGCGGTGTTCTGGTTGCCCCTGGTCGACCATCAGCAAAAGCCCTACGGCGGCTTGTGGATTGCCCGCGAGCGGCCCTGGAGCGGCGCGGAACAGGCGCTGCTGGTGCAGCTCGGCGATTGTTACAGCCATGCCTGGCAATCGCTGCAACCACGCAAGCCCTGGCGGCTGCGCTGGCCGCGGCGCAAGGTCGCGATGGCGGTGGCGGCGGTTCTGGCGCTGTTGCTGCTACCGGTGCGCCAGTCCGTACTGGCGCCGGCCGAAGTGGTGCCCCTCGACGGTCAGGTGGTCGCCGCGCCGCTCGATGGCGTGATCGCCGAGTTTCTGGTCAAACCCAATCAGGCGGTGAAGCAGGGCGACGTACTGGTGCGTTTCGATGCCACCAGCATCAAGGCGCAGGCGGACGTCGCCGAGCGCAGCTTGCAGGTTGCCGAGGCAGAGTTGCGTGCCAATGCGCAGCGGGCATTCAGCGACGCCGAGTCGGGGGCGCGCATCGATCTGTTCACCGCCCGCGTGGCGCAGAAACGCGCCGAGCGCGACTATGCCCGCGAGCTGCTGGCACGCACCGAGGTCAAGGCCGAGCGCGACGGCATCGCGGTATTCGCCGATGCCCAGCGTTGGACCGGTTTGCCGGTGCAGACCGGCGAACGGCTGATGGTGGTGGCCGATCCAAAGCAGGCCGAGCTTCGTATCGATCTGGCCGTGGCGGATGTGCTGGCCTTCGAGCCGGGCGGTGAGGTTGCCTTGTTTCTCGACAGCGATCCCCTGCACCGGCATAGCGCCCGGCTGCAGCGCCTGGCCTATGAGCCGCAGGCCGTAGCCGGCGGCCACCTGGCCTATCGTCTGGACGCCGAATTCGAGCGGGCGCCACCGCGCATTGGCCTGCGCGGCACGGCGAAGTTGTATGGAGAGCGGGGCCCGTTGGCCCTCTATCTGCTGCGCCGACCATTGGCGGCGTTGCGCCAGACAGTGGGGCTGTAG
- a CDS encoding MFS transporter has protein sequence MPIALLALTLSAFAIGTTEFVIVGLIPTIAGDLGVSLPSAGLLVSLYALGVAVGAPLLTALTGKVPRKLLLLSLMVLFTTGNLLAWQAPGYESLILARIVTGLAHGVFFSIGSTIATSLVSKEKAASAIAIMFTGLTVALVTGVPLGTFIGQQFGWRETFLAVSLLGVIAFIGSLLFVPRNIQHSKPASLVQQLAVLKQPRLLLVYAMTAIGYGGTFIAFTFLAPILQEISGFGEGAVSLVLLVYGVSVAVGNIWGGKLADRRGPIGALKLIFTLLAVVLFALTFTAGNPWLALATVLLWGAVAFGNVPGLQVYVVRQAEHYTPKAVDVASGLNIAAFNLGIAGGAWLGGHIVASMGLIHTAWIGSLVVLVALALTYWSGQLDRNAGKAPAHTPGTHTHEPVLTASH, from the coding sequence ATGCCCATCGCTTTGCTCGCGCTGACCCTCAGCGCATTCGCCATCGGCACGACGGAGTTCGTCATCGTCGGCCTCATCCCAACCATTGCGGGAGACCTCGGGGTCAGCCTGCCCTCGGCCGGGCTGCTGGTCAGCCTCTACGCGCTGGGCGTTGCGGTCGGCGCCCCGTTGCTCACCGCGCTGACCGGCAAGGTCCCGCGCAAGTTGTTGCTGCTGTCGTTGATGGTGCTGTTCACCACCGGCAACTTGTTGGCCTGGCAGGCGCCGGGGTACGAGTCATTGATACTGGCGCGCATCGTCACCGGCCTCGCCCATGGCGTGTTCTTCTCCATCGGCTCGACCATCGCCACCAGCCTGGTCTCGAAGGAGAAAGCCGCGAGCGCCATTGCCATCATGTTTACCGGGCTCACTGTCGCGCTGGTCACCGGCGTACCGCTCGGCACCTTCATTGGCCAACAGTTCGGCTGGCGGGAGACCTTTCTCGCGGTGTCGCTGCTCGGCGTGATCGCCTTTATTGGCAGCCTGCTCTTCGTGCCGCGCAACATTCAGCACAGCAAACCCGCTTCCCTCGTCCAGCAGCTGGCCGTACTGAAGCAGCCCCGCCTGCTCCTGGTCTACGCCATGACCGCGATCGGCTACGGCGGCACCTTTATCGCGTTCACCTTTCTTGCGCCGATCCTGCAAGAGATCAGCGGCTTCGGTGAAGGCGCGGTGAGCCTGGTTCTGCTCGTTTATGGTGTCTCGGTGGCCGTGGGCAACATCTGGGGCGGCAAACTGGCCGACCGCCGCGGGCCGATCGGCGCGCTCAAGCTGATCTTCACGCTCCTGGCGGTCGTGCTGTTCGCCCTCACCTTCACCGCCGGTAATCCCTGGTTGGCACTGGCCACCGTGCTGCTCTGGGGCGCCGTGGCCTTCGGCAACGTGCCCGGCTTGCAGGTCTACGTGGTGCGCCAGGCCGAGCACTACACGCCGAAGGCGGTGGACGTCGCCTCGGGCCTGAACATCGCTGCCTTCAACCTTGGCATTGCCGGGGGCGCATGGCTCGGCGGACATATCGTCGCTTCCATGGGTCTCATCCATACCGCCTGGATCGGCTCGCTGGTGGTGCTGGTCGCCCTGGCGCTCACCTACTGGAGCGGCCAGCTGGATCGCAACGCCGGTAAAGCACCAGCCCATACCCCAGGCACCCACACCCACGAGCCGGTACTTACTGCCTCGCATTGA
- a CDS encoding DUF7079 family protein has product MTHDDRVRLWSALSDAFVDNDIDYPAIARQLAGYDRTAVKAAFFEEVAPVCHSNLQAPIPPIWTAFDSTWLADTIDSNLQARRASRLRRMRDHVLVAYLRFRLRGEWSRIERELERT; this is encoded by the coding sequence TTGACTCACGACGACCGCGTTCGGTTATGGTCGGCGCTGTCGGACGCCTTCGTCGACAACGATATCGACTATCCAGCAATAGCGCGACAGCTGGCAGGATACGACCGTACTGCGGTAAAGGCAGCCTTCTTCGAGGAGGTGGCGCCAGTCTGTCACTCTAACCTGCAGGCGCCCATCCCCCCCATATGGACGGCATTTGACAGTACCTGGCTTGCCGATACCATCGACAGCAACCTGCAGGCTCGTCGGGCTTCCAGGTTACGCCGCATGCGCGACCATGTTCTGGTCGCCTACCTGCGTTTTCGACTTCGTGGGGAGTGGAGTCGAATCGAGCGAGAACTGGAAAGGACATGA
- a CDS encoding putative quinol monooxygenase, with product MTDNTTLPGPVPFPAPPTPVQPHHGVQVSGEQGDDGRKAFYIHIEAIPGCEDQVVQMLRDILAWVEQEPATGPWYGVRYSQTTFGVFEAFPNLAGRQAHVEGGGGKIFRDITRMNSILAYPAHVYRLDILMSKEVFAR from the coding sequence ATGACTGACAACACAACCCTACCAGGCCCCGTTCCATTCCCGGCTCCGCCCACACCAGTACAACCTCACCACGGCGTCCAGGTTAGTGGCGAACAGGGCGATGACGGTCGCAAAGCCTTCTACATTCACATTGAAGCCATCCCTGGCTGCGAGGATCAGGTCGTGCAGATGCTAAGGGACATTCTTGCCTGGGTTGAGCAGGAGCCGGCAACCGGGCCTTGGTATGGCGTGCGGTACTCCCAGACGACGTTCGGCGTATTCGAAGCGTTCCCGAATCTGGCAGGAAGGCAGGCCCACGTGGAAGGTGGCGGTGGAAAAATATTCAGAGACATAACGCGGATGAATTCGATACTCGCCTATCCGGCTCATGTCTATCGATTAGACATACTCATGAGCAAAGAGGTGTTCGCGCGCTGA
- the dkgB gene encoding 2,5-didehydrogluconate reductase DkgB — MTIPAFGLGTFRLKDQQVIDSVKMGLELGYRHIDTAQIYDNEAEVGQAIAESGVPRDELFVTTKVWTSNLGADRLIPSLEESLSKLRMKQVDLTLVHWPSPNDELAVADYLARMMDAKQRGLTRAIGISNFAISHMQQAIDAIGAEHIATNQVEVHPFLQNRKVIEFARRHGIHITAYMPLAYGKVMQDEVLQRIAEAHNASPAQVALAWLLQQGFAVIPSSTKRENLAANLKAQALRLTDAEMHQIATLDRNERLANPGFAPKWD; from the coding sequence ATGACCATCCCCGCATTCGGCCTCGGCACCTTTCGCCTCAAGGATCAGCAAGTCATCGACTCGGTGAAGATGGGCCTCGAGCTCGGCTATCGCCACATCGACACCGCGCAGATCTACGACAACGAAGCGGAAGTCGGTCAGGCCATTGCCGAGAGCGGCGTCCCGCGTGACGAACTGTTCGTGACCACCAAGGTCTGGACCAGCAATCTCGGCGCCGACCGCCTGATTCCCAGCCTGGAAGAAAGCCTGAGCAAACTGCGCATGAAACAGGTGGACCTCACCCTCGTGCATTGGCCCTCGCCCAACGATGAATTGGCAGTCGCCGATTACCTGGCCCGGATGATGGACGCCAAGCAGCGAGGCCTGACCCGCGCCATCGGCATCTCCAACTTCGCCATCAGCCATATGCAACAGGCCATCGACGCCATCGGCGCCGAGCACATCGCCACCAATCAGGTCGAGGTGCATCCCTTCCTGCAGAACCGCAAGGTCATCGAGTTTGCCCGCCGCCACGGCATCCACATCACTGCGTATATGCCGCTCGCCTACGGCAAGGTGATGCAGGACGAGGTGCTGCAACGCATCGCCGAAGCCCACAACGCCAGCCCTGCACAGGTCGCCCTTGCCTGGCTGCTGCAACAGGGCTTCGCCGTAATCCCCTCCTCCACCAAGCGCGAAAACCTCGCCGCCAACCTCAAAGCACAAGCGCTGCGACTGACTGATGCGGAGATGCACCAGATCGCCACGCTGGACCGCAACGAGCGCCTGGCCAACCCCGGATTCGCGCCAAAATGGGATTGA
- a CDS encoding LysR substrate-binding domain-containing protein translates to MKTTLDELQAFTAVIDTGSISSAAIQLGQTASGVSRALSRLETKLATTLLRRTTRRLELTEEGAAFLIQARRILEAVEEAEEQMSRRLQRPAGRLRVNASAPFMLHVLVPLIGGFRERYPDIELELHSSDQIIDLLEHRTDLALRHGPLRDSTLHARPLGRSRIRAVASPDYLAQRGMPQQVEDLAMHSLIGFTQPESLNHWPLRHPLGESWPIVPSLWASSGETVRHLALAGQGIACLSDLMTARDRAEGTLVEVLAAANTEVLQPIHAVYYRNTALAARITCFLDYLSECLSEQTWVR, encoded by the coding sequence ATGAAAACCACGCTCGACGAATTGCAGGCCTTCACGGCCGTCATCGATACCGGCTCAATCTCCAGTGCGGCGATACAGCTGGGGCAGACGGCCTCTGGCGTCAGCCGGGCCCTGAGCCGGCTCGAAACCAAGCTCGCGACCACGCTGTTGCGCCGCACGACTCGGCGCCTGGAACTGACGGAGGAGGGGGCGGCCTTTCTGATTCAGGCCAGGCGGATTCTCGAAGCGGTGGAAGAGGCCGAAGAGCAGATGTCGCGCCGGCTGCAGCGCCCAGCCGGGCGGCTGCGGGTGAATGCGTCCGCGCCTTTCATGTTGCATGTGCTGGTGCCGCTGATTGGCGGCTTCCGCGAGCGCTACCCGGACATCGAGCTGGAACTGCACAGCAGCGACCAGATCATCGATCTGCTCGAGCACCGTACCGACCTGGCGCTGCGCCACGGGCCGCTGCGCGATTCCACCCTTCATGCAAGGCCGCTGGGGCGCAGCCGGATTCGGGCCGTGGCCAGCCCGGACTATCTGGCGCAGCGCGGCATGCCGCAGCAGGTCGAGGACCTGGCGATGCACAGCCTGATCGGCTTCACCCAGCCGGAGAGCCTCAATCATTGGCCACTGCGCCATCCGCTGGGCGAGAGCTGGCCCATCGTGCCGAGCCTGTGGGCATCGAGCGGCGAGACTGTGCGCCATCTGGCGCTGGCCGGGCAGGGCATCGCCTGTCTGTCGGACCTCATGACCGCACGCGATCGCGCCGAGGGGACGCTGGTCGAGGTGCTGGCCGCGGCGAATACCGAGGTGCTGCAGCCGATCCACGCGGTGTACTACCGCAACACTGCGCTGGCCGCGCGCATCACCTGTTTTCTCGACTACCTGAGCGAGTGTCTGAGCGAGCAGACCTGGGTGCGCTAG
- a CDS encoding PAAR domain-containing protein — translation MSGKPAARLSDPTSCPIPGHGTPAIESGSPDVLFNNLPAARLGDVAGCGQTISGAFSSTVFINGKNAAMLDSTLSHGGVVIGGSGDVLIGDAVITAPFTAPSFLATDKWIGFQIPATERYTGWRCVAHFDDGSSLDGAFGSDNRVVFSNPSGSICTRIEIPVPEVGEQPSVTDKLLAIIMGISQE, via the coding sequence ATGTCAGGCAAACCCGCCGCTCGCCTGAGCGACCCAACCTCCTGCCCGATCCCCGGACATGGCACACCGGCCATCGAGTCCGGCTCCCCGGATGTGCTGTTCAATAACCTCCCCGCTGCGCGTCTAGGAGATGTTGCTGGCTGCGGCCAAACCATATCCGGCGCTTTCTCCTCCACCGTATTTATCAACGGTAAGAATGCCGCGATGCTGGACAGCACGTTGAGCCATGGCGGAGTCGTAATCGGCGGATCGGGAGACGTGTTGATCGGCGATGCGGTTATCACGGCGCCCTTCACCGCTCCGTCATTTCTGGCGACGGACAAGTGGATCGGCTTCCAGATTCCGGCAACCGAGCGTTACACCGGCTGGAGGTGCGTAGCCCACTTCGATGACGGATCTAGCCTTGATGGCGCCTTCGGAAGCGACAACCGAGTGGTCTTTAGCAATCCCTCGGGATCAATCTGTACCCGTATTGAGATTCCCGTACCAGAGGTTGGCGAGCAGCCCAGCGTAACGGACAAGCTGCTCGCCATCATCATGGGGATTAGCCAAGAATGA
- a CDS encoding metallophosphoesterase: MNRRLLAGLLLIGLHVFVGITLIPALALGPLGSALAWAYLVLSAVLMRYGVLVRGAGNALLAWSGLLAMGIFSSLAVFSLLRAFALVVASLLGWESAAVTRGSALAVVAAVLAVTLFGLINARRTARLVERVIAVRALPAGLDGFSIVQLSDIHVGPTIKQGYIDAITRRVNGLSPDLIVITGDLVDGSVAELADDIAPLGRLSSVHGTYVVTGNHEYYSGADSWIAEFERLGMQVLLNRHVLLEHGDARLVLAGIADYSAELFRPSHRSDPAAAFAGAPVDVPRILLAHQPRSATAAVEVGCDLQLSGHTHGGQFWPWMHFVRWQQPWVAGLQRLGDMQIYISRGTGYWGPPLRFGAPSEITRIRLVRAT; this comes from the coding sequence ATGAACAGGCGCTTACTGGCCGGGCTGCTGTTGATCGGCCTGCATGTGTTCGTTGGCATAACGCTGATACCCGCGCTTGCGCTCGGCCCACTTGGCAGTGCGCTGGCCTGGGCCTATCTGGTGCTGTCGGCTGTGCTGATGCGCTATGGCGTGCTGGTGCGAGGCGCGGGTAATGCGCTGCTGGCGTGGTCCGGCTTGCTGGCCATGGGGATCTTTTCCAGCCTGGCGGTGTTCTCGCTGCTGCGTGCATTTGCGTTGGTCGTGGCGTCGTTGCTGGGCTGGGAGTCGGCAGCGGTGACGCGGGGGTCGGCGCTGGCGGTTGTCGCCGCCGTGCTGGCGGTGACGCTGTTCGGGCTGATCAATGCACGCAGAACCGCTCGGCTGGTCGAGCGCGTTATCGCCGTGCGAGCGCTGCCGGCCGGCCTGGACGGATTCAGCATCGTGCAGCTCAGCGATATCCACGTCGGCCCGACGATCAAGCAGGGCTATATCGATGCGATCACCCGACGGGTCAACGGCCTCTCGCCGGATCTGATCGTGATCACGGGCGACCTGGTGGACGGCAGCGTCGCCGAGCTGGCTGATGACATCGCCCCGCTTGGCCGCCTGAGTTCGGTTCATGGCACCTACGTGGTCACTGGCAACCACGAGTATTACTCCGGTGCCGATAGCTGGATCGCCGAGTTCGAGCGGTTGGGCATGCAAGTGTTGCTCAACCGCCATGTCCTGCTCGAGCATGGTGACGCCCGGCTGGTACTGGCAGGCATCGCCGACTACTCGGCTGAACTGTTCCGGCCGAGCCATCGAAGCGACCCAGCCGCCGCGTTCGCCGGCGCGCCCGTCGACGTGCCGCGCATCCTGCTGGCGCACCAGCCACGTTCGGCAACGGCGGCAGTGGAGGTGGGCTGCGACCTGCAACTGTCGGGGCATACGCACGGCGGCCAGTTCTGGCCCTGGATGCATTTCGTGCGCTGGCAGCAACCGTGGGTGGCCGGGCTGCAGCGCCTCGGCGACATGCAGATCTACATCAGTCGCGGCACCGGCTATTGGGGACCGCCGCTGCGCTTCGGCGCACCGTCGGAGATCACGCGGATTCGTCTGGTCAGGGCCACCTAG